The Brachyhypopomus gauderio isolate BG-103 chromosome 7, BGAUD_0.2, whole genome shotgun sequence genome has a window encoding:
- the LOC143518418 gene encoding uncharacterized protein LOC143518418 yields the protein MAGVGLFPCSECGMFSLDPFATDSNSDSICERCQLVTSLVAKVESLERRVHSLLRDRETGSVVGVDAPGRTSASATPAIEPSQRGEWVTSRRRSRRARAAATANASASPPEHHSPVHVSNRFAPLSVTPAEETLVIGDSIVRHVKVAIPVGAPAVTVSCLPGARAPDISGNLRLLAHKRFSRIVIHVGANDIRLRQSEVTKANVKEVVKLAQTMSDAVICSGPIPMRRGDEQYSRLTSLNRWMSKWCSENQVGFIDNWKDFEGKPGLLGRDGVHLTRDGAALLSCSIARSLLVSGQCSTRSC from the coding sequence atggctggtgttggtttgttcccgtgttcggagtgtggcatgtttagtctagaccctttcgccaccgacagtaatagtgatagtatttgtgagaggtgccagttagttacttctcttgtggcgaaagtggaaagtttagagcgacgcgtccactcattattgagggatagagagacagggtctgtagtaggtgtggacgcgccagggagaactagcgcctccgcgactccggcgatagagccctcacagcggggcgaatgggtgacgtctcggcggcgtagtcggagagcgagggctgcagctaccgctaacgccagcgctagcccaccagagcaccactccccggttcacgtgtccaacaggtttgccccgctcagtgttacacccgctgaggagactctggtcataggagactctatagtccgacacgtgaaagtcgctattcctgtaggggcaccagcggttacagtcagctgtttaccgggagccagagcgccggacattagtggcaaccttagactgttagcccataaacgattctctaggatagttatacatgtaggggccaacgatatacgtctgcggcagtcagaggtgactaaggctaatgttaaagaggtggttaaattagcccagacgatgtccgatgccgtaatctgctctggccccatcccaatgcggcgcggtgatgagcagtacagcaggctcacgtcgctaaaccgctggatgtccaagtggtgctccgaaaatcaagtgggctttattgataattggaaagatttcgagggcaagcctggtcttttaggcagggacggtgtccacctcacccgggatggcgctgccctgttatcttgcagcatagcccgtagtcttttagttagtgggcagtgtagtactaggagctgctga